attaaataattttttttgagatggagtttcgctcttgttgcccatgctggagtgcaatgacacgatctcggctcactggaacctctccctccctggttcaagcgattcccctgcctcagcctcttgaatagctgggattacaggcccctaccaccaagcccagctgatttttgtatttttagtagagatggggttttaccatgttggccaggctggtctcgaattcctgatctcaggtgatccacctgtcttggcctcccaaagtgctgggattacaggtatgagccaccactcccagccttaaataattttttaaaagaaaaaaaaaaaaaaaagcaacaaagaccagGCATCCCAAATGGTAAACCCGTTGCATATAGGACATTTATTGGGAATCCCCCTCTGCAGCTTTCTTCCCACTTCCTAATACAGAACTACTTGTACTTTTTAAACATGGAAATGtacattcatttactcattcaacaaacatttaccaaGTAGTTCCCCAAACAAAACTGAACACATGCCGCTGTCATACTTCATGGGATCTTGGACTTCACATCTTATCTTCCAGGTTTCCCTGGACTTTAGCATGCCAGCTTTAGTCCTTAGTTTCTGTATTTCCCTTTACATCAAGGTCTCTGAATTCCCAGATGCTGTCTCTTTAGTAGAGTACctgctttttctatttaaatcCCTCTGAATCAGGGATTGGCAAGACGTGAGCTCAATGAATAAGCAATCAAGTTTCTTCACTTGCCCAGTTAGTAGAAGCCAATCTGTCTGTTCTGGcatattctctctgtctctctctcacacacacgctGCAACTCAGAAGAGAGGAACTGTCCTTTGCAGACAGATGGATAACAGAGATAAATGCCCTGTGATAGGGCAAGTCCAGCAAGGGAATGACACCCAAGTCTTACAGATCCCTGGTCTTTCTTACATATATGAGCTCTTCTGGAAGTAGTTGAGGGGGTCAGGCACCATGGGCTCCCCCCACAAGACCCCAACCTTACCCATAAATCAGTTTCCAATCTAACTCCTCCCTGGGGGTTGAGTTACAAACCTCAGTAACCCCAGGGCAGCCTGCCTGGTAATTCCTATTATTCAGCTGtcagctggttttttaaaaaccgCTCTTTCCAGTGATCCAGTTACTGGAGTTTTAGAGCCCATTTCTTGTCTCAGAGAGAAATCCTATAGCCAGGTGAGACAATGGAGAGGGGTCCTGCCGGCTTTCgccaggagctgggttttctCTCTGGTTGAGAGCAGCCTCCCCTTAACTCTTTGTATCCCTCCAAGATTGTCAGGGAAGGCCCTCCTTCCTGTCAGCCTCCGTGCTGATGGCTCTCTCTGGGGACCCTTCTTCCAGAGCCAGCATCAGTTAGCAGAGGAGAAAACAAATTGAGGCAAGGGGCAGGAAGGGAATGAGAGAAAGgaaattctccaaaacagagCTTGCTGTGGCTGCACTGTGTATTTGCTCCGAGCCCAGTCAAAAGCTCAGGGTTCATCTGTTCACAGGGTGCTGCTATTGGTCAGGGGGCTCAGAGCCCAGATCTGCAGTGCCACAGGTCCTGATACTGCTGAGTCCATGCTGTGCTGAAAGGGGAGAAAGGGCATAGAGGGAGGGGTCTGCTTTGACAGTGATGAGAGGTGGGGGTGAGGCTCCTGACCTCCCTGACCCCTTTATCCCTGACAGTCCTTTTCTGGTCCCTCTAGCTCAGAAGGCTGGGCCCCTTGCTGCTTGACCTTAGAGACTGAGAGCACAGGAGGTAAAGCCACAGGTGTCTTTCAGAACCAGCCTGAGGGAGCAGGCTGTGAAGACCTGGGAGAGAGGTCTTAAATATCACTAGTGGTGTGACCCTCtccatatctttcaaactgccaGACCCACTGAGATACTCCCTCCTGCTCCTCAGCCCCATTCTGTCACAATGATGATATTCTGAAACCTTTATAGGGCCACAGGTCATTTTATGAAACTGTTGTAAGTTGTGGAGCCACCCTACCCACAGAAATGTTTATGTACCCACAAACACAGTTTAGCCAGTTTCAAGGGTTCACAGACCCTAAAGCGCAGGACCCTGATGAGCCTGGTGAGTACATGGATCCCATGTCAATATCccattcttggctgggtgcagtggctcatgcctataatcacagcactttaggaggacgaGGTAGGAagagtgcttgaggccaggagttcaagaccagcctgggtaacatagtgagacactgtctctacaaaaataaaaattaaaaatcttagctgggtgtggtggtgcacacctgcagtcccagctacttgggaggctgaggtgggaggatcacttgagcctgggagattgagactgcagaaagctgtgattgcaccactgcactgcagcctgggcaacagagcaagaccctgtctcaaaacaaacaaaaagaatgcatTCTCTGCGCTTCTTTGCCTTGTGGATCCAATTTTACCATGCAGGACTGTGATGAAGGTTTAGCATCTCAGGTAGGTTAGGAGAGCTACAATGGCCCCACCCCTTAGGGCCTGTGCTGTCCCAGAGGGCAGATTCAGAGCTGCTTTGTCCCTCAGTTCCACTCTTGACCCTAAGGAATGCCCAGGGGCACCACTGGGGAGCCTGCGACACTGGCCTGAtaggaaaacaaatgagaaagaagcatgGAGGGAAGGAAGTCCGTGCATTGGAAACCATGGAGGGCTCCCACTGCCTTTCACAGAGGCTGGATTTGGTTTCCTCATCTCCCTACATGTAGCAGGAGTGCAAGGTCACTCTGACTAGCTCAGACACGCCCTTTTGGCCAAGCCTCCAGGTAAAATATTCTACCTCCTTTTGGCTTAGCGTCTCTTGCTGGACATCTGTCAATTTCTGGAGGGGGACTATGCTACTGGCCAACCTTGACTCTcccctttttcccttttccctctgTCTCTTGGAGACAGCATTTTTCGATTCTAGCAACGATAGCCTTCAACATAGCTGGTTCATTCTCTTTTGAGGGAGCTAGGGAAAGAATGGATGAGAGAAAGTACAAGGAGACTTCAGGCTCTATTGGGCTGAAGGTCTCAGCTCCACTGAACTTAAATCTGAGTTTACAATCCAGAGAGCAGCTTTGTGGTTAGGGCACCACTGAGCCCTGCTGCCCCTGGTGGGTCAGAGTTGTTGCGGGCTGGCTCCCTCTCACTGCTTTCTGGACTCATCATTTTATCTTTCCTAAAATTCAGTATTGATCAAGTCACTCATCTCCAATAAACTCTTTGGCACTTCccttttataaaatacagattcttcGGTCTGGCATTCCAGGGACACCTCTGTAATCTGACCTAAACCCACCTGCCCGCTTCACTTGCCATTTACCCTTCCTAAATCTCAGTTTGCACCCAATGATCCAGTCACCAAGGCTCCCTCTGCTCCCTGCACAGGTAAGCTCTCCAGCTCAGCACTTTAGTTTGCTACCCTTAggcttgggattttttttttttttttttttttttttaaatatggagcctgtcgcccagggtggagtgccatggtgccatCTTGtcccactgcaaccttcgcctcctgggttcaagcaattctcctgcctcagcctcccaagtagctgggattacaggcatgcaccaccaagcctggctaacttttgtattttttagtagacagacagggtttcgccgtgttggccaggctggtctccaactgctgagtTCAAATGATCAGCCCGccccggcctctcaaagtgctgggattacaggcgtgagccattcgCATCTGGTTTTccttattgaaaaatatttcccaTTCAATTTAAAAGCCATCTTCCTGAAGCCTTCCCTAACctttatattctgaatttttcTGCACTCCTCAAGAGTCATTATCCTTGGAATGAACACCATCCCTATGGCTTTTCACTATTTTCAGGGCTACCTCTCCTAGAagactgtaagctccttgaggacagactCCAGGTTTCTCGCACTTAGCCCAGtatctggcacagagtaggtgctcagtaaatgtttgtgaaGTAGCCCATAGACTCCCTTGTGCGGTCTGCAGGACACGCTGCTCTTCTGGGAGCACCAGCACAGTCTCTAAATGCTGCCATAGCGATATGTATCAACCGCTCAAGCAGCCCTTGCCTTCTTGCGCTCCTCTTCTCATCCAGATGTTTATTTTGCCAGTGCCCACGCCCAGGCAAGAAGAGGACCTGAGGGCTCCTCTGAATGTGTTTGTTTCAAACACACCTTCAGCTTTGGGGCTGCAGTTTTCTTCAGACCAGCTCGGCAGGCTGGAGGGAGCTTTCCCCCGAGGCTGGGATCCCATAGGCACCCTGTACCCTGCCCCCACTGGACGCGCCAGCCTCATAAAAAAAACTCCCTGTCTCCTTCCCCCCACCCTTTCTGATCGCGCAGCAATTATTCTGTCCATTCCcgtgaaaaagaagacaaaagttACTTTGGCGCCCCCTCTCCCACACCTGATAGGATTCAGGGACTCTCTGGCGCTTCCAGAGCCTGTGTTAGGGACAGAATCCGTGAGGGAGACGGCGCTCTAACTGCGCTTCTGGTGAGGATCGGAATTTTGCTCGGTCCCTTGCAATGTTTCCCTGGGAAGGTTCGTACATTCGTGACCGTCCCTGGCAGCTGCCCAGCCCGGGACTTGGCGCTTCACTCGCCATTGGCCAGTCCTCGGCGTGACGCGAAGAGGGGCGGGGCCTCATCAGCTGTTTGCGGGATGCCCCGAGCGGGCGTATTTTGGAAACAATACCGCACGGTGCGGAGTGGCCTCCTCCCGCCCCGGCCCGCgtccgctgccgccgccgccctTTGCCTGCGCCTCCCGCCTCCCGCCGCAGCCCGGTGAGAGCCCGGGTGGCGGCCGGGGGGCCGGGCGGAGTTGGATCGCAGCTCCTTGGGGAAGTAGGGAGAGGAGTCGCGCTGCGCATAGGGGCCCTGGAAGGGTTTGGGCTGCGGACGTCTGGGGTGACCATGAAGAACTGGGGCCCTGGGGTGAGGGACCGAGGTGCAGAACCCACAGCTGGGTGTGCCGCTCCAAGAGGGAACTTGGGGCTAGCATTTGGGACTCGAAGGAGTTGGGTCCAGGTGGGCGGAGGAACCTGGGTGCACTGCTGAGCAGACCTGGGTGCCCGAGAGCGGCCCAGCCTCTGGGTCTGACTTTGGGGTAGGACAGGAGTTGTGGGGCATCTTGCCTTTCTGCGGAGTCTGAAGGCTCCTCTCCTTAACAGCTGggctttttccctccttcccaatCGAGTCTGGGCATCAAGCCCCCGAGTGCTCGTCACGCTGGACCCTGGCGCGGAGCCCTGGCATCACGACTCGGAGGCCGAGACCCTCTCCTGGAGTCACCCAGgtctgggtgggtgggtgggtggctgtgtgtgtgtgtgtgtaagctcGGGCTGTTTGGCTACTGCATTCTCCTAAGAGGAGGAGGAGTCTAAGTTCAGCATCCCTCTTCGATCCCTTAGGGGCTGGGATGGCTACAGCGGGTCTTTAGTTCCTTTGCTAGGAGTAAAGCATTCCCTGGCACTGTTCTCAGGAAGTGCCCTCCTCCCCCTACTCTTGATATCACCTCTTAAGCtcaggagaaaagggaggaaaggatTTCTTCACCTTTTCTTAGTTTACCCTTGACCTTGCCAAGCACCACTCCAGAGGTGTCCACCTACAGGCAAGCTACCGGCAGTTTGTGGAGAGTGAAGGGGTCCCTGGGGCTTGCAGAGCCACGCCTTCTGGCTGCACTTACCCCACTGTCCAGTCTGTGCAAGCCTTGAACTTTGGGGCTTtgctgggagggggaggggaaggtgaTAGGCTTCAAAGGAAAAACCAAGACAATGACTTGTGCTTGTGATTGGCTTTGAGGGCCCCTTCTAAGAAGAGATTGGAGGGCTGGAGGGGAGCCCCTGCCAGGTGACTGGCAGGACAGCACTTGGTCCTTTCATCAGGAAATGCTGTTTCCTGTCGCTAATAAGCTGGAGtgcacccccccacacacacaccacttggGAAACACTGTCCAAAGAACACCACATGGCTGCTTGCCATCCTAGCAGGCATATCCTCACTCTCCAGGGATGATGGTAGAGACAGGACCATAGACAGCTCAGGGactgggatgggatgggatgaagCCGGGCCCGGAGCAAGCATCTCACAGAGAGCCTGCATTTGGCAAAGGCAGGGTTCTGAATTGAACTGAAATTGTTTTAGCAACTTCATCAACTTACAGACCTTTTGGCTTGTTATTCAAAGGGAAGAGACTGGGGAACAGAACACCCAGGAATCTCTAATTGAGTCTGACAAAGATGAAATTCATCTCTTTTTATCCTTAGCTGTTCAGGTGGTTGCTGCTTCTGACTGCTGCAGGGATCTTAAGGGGTTCCTGGTGTGTGCAGGGAGCTAGGTTGGAAGCTTAAGATGCTGGGTAGCTCCAAGCTCAGACTTCCAAGAGCCATCAGGTGGAGTAAGAGGTACTTCTTTATTACCAAGAAACTCTCATCAATAACCTGAGTAGTAGAGACAGTGAGGTCACAGGGAGAGGGGTGAATTTCACTTCCTTCTGTAAGACCAATTACGCCAATCTCAGGTCTCAGGTTCTGAGCTGGCAGGAGTGGGAGGCTGTGGAGACAAGGATTTGAAGTCTTGGAGACTAGTGAGGAGACTTAGCTGGGAGAGGCTGGACCTACCTTCCAGGCCAAGCTTTGGTGGGCAGATAGCTCAACTCTGCTCAAAGAGAGGCGAGACGGCACCTGCGATGACTAACTTGGGTTTTTATCCCTTCTCCCAGGACATACTCTTACCACACTGCAGAGCCTGTTTGTTGTGTTGTGCAAGCAAGGGGTGGAGATTAGAGTAGATGGGCAGCAGGGCGGGGCTTAGGGGTTTGGAGGGAACCTGATTGCCCTAGGACTGCGGGCTTTTGTTTCTGCTGCTGAGTCTGGAGCTAAGCTCAGACTGAGATAAGAGTTTCCTTGGGGCAATgactttgtgtgtgtttgtatgtgtgtgtgtgtgttgtgagcaTTGTATATATAGCCAGTCACAGCACCCTTGACAGCAACTTACAGAGGCTAGTCTTGTTTATATTTTCCCAGGTACCCTGCATGCCTATAGCTGTTGATTGTACTCCTGTTATTGCTCACAACCCCGAGTCAAACTTTGTGACTGGCCTAGGTCAGAAACAGGATCAGGAAAAACAGTGGTTCCAGGCGGGACCAAGGAAGAGGTGTGGAGGGCCCCTGAACACTGAGGCAGTTCAAATTTTGGGAGTGGGTGTCACCCTTGGCAGTGCTTTATTACTAGGATTGTGTGTCATCAGTATGTGGCCCGGTCCCCTCAAATAAGAAGGgggaacagagaagaaagaagggaaggggagtcCTTATATGTGTGGCCCTGGTGGGGCAGCATCCCAGATGTCTGCGTTGCCCTCTTACAGGGGAGATGGAGCCATCTCAGTGTGTGGAGGAGCTGGAGGATGATGTGTTCCAGCCAGAGGATGGGGAGCCAGGGACCCAACCCGGGAGCTTGCTCTCTGCTGACCTATTTGCCCAGAGCCTACTGGACTGCCCCCTCAGTCGGCTTCAGCTCTTCCCTCTCACCCACTGCTGTGGCCCTGGCCTTCGACCCACCAGCCAGGAAGACAAGGCTACCCAGACCCTCAGCCCAGCCTCCCCCAGCCAAGGTGTCATGCTGCCTTGTGGGGTGACTGAGGAACCCCAGCGACTCTTTTACGGTGAGTGCTGTCAGCCTCAAGACTCCTTCCATAGAAATTGGGGGAAAAGAGGAGACTTTCCCTCCCCAAACCTGCCCTTTGCTGCTTCCTTCCCCAAAGTGGTCAGTGGGGCTGTGGATTCCTTGACTTCCACCTGCTTCCTCTCGGCTTGTTATTGCTCCTCACCTGTGCGCCTCAGGACCCCAAAGGGCAAACTGCCCTGCCCTTCTTTCTGCTCCATAGTCCCCTCCTGGAGGGATCCTTGAGTCCATAGTATCTCCATTTACATCCTGTGCCCCTTGAGTGGCCCGGCCTTTAGTGTCCCAGCAGTGATTTGCCTTCTGTAAAGTGGCTCCTGTTGCCCTGGAGAAGGCTGGGGGATCTGTGACTGGCTGTTGACAATGAAGGGAAAAACCCAACCGGTTCTGGGAGGGTGGGTTCCCGAAGGCAGAAGGTGGCCCCAGTTGTCACTTGGGACTTTCTGTATGTGGTAGGGGAACTGGAGAAAGAGGTTGGCCTGCTTGGGCCCAGTGCCAAGAGAGGGGATGCTTTCAAGGCTAAATCAGACAAGACCTCTTCATTTGTGGGCTTAAATAGTTTGTTTTATGAGAAATAGGCCCTCCTCTGGCAAAACGGCAGGATCAGAcagtctgttttcttctagtggcACTGCAGCTTATGGAGGGAGGGTAAAGGCTAGGAGGGTGGCTTGCTGTGTCTGACGAGCAGATTGAGGAGACACTGTATTTACTCCCAGAGGGAACTGCCTCTCAGGGCAGCTCTGGCAAAGCAGTTTGGCGGGAGTATGAGAAGCTGGATAAGGCGGGCAGGcggggaagagggaaaggagcGCGGAGGCCGGCGGACTGGCGCCCCTAGCGCTGGCTCTAACGCGTGCACTCGGTAAGTGTGGAGCGCTGGTCTAGAGGTCTTGCCTGGGGCTGTCTCCAGAGAGGAACTTGGCAGCTCTGTGCATCTCAGTTTTCTCTCCCTTGTTTTTATGCTGCTGCCCAGGAGCTTCGAGAGACCAGCCTTCCTCTACTGCACTAAAAACGtgaagtcactttttttttctgcccctTACTTTGCTCAACTCAGAAACTCTGGAGAGCTACCTCCAGTGCTTTTCCAGAGAAGAACTTCAACCTGTTACTACATGAATGATCAACTGTGGTCAAGCATAGCTTGATAAGTGAGGATGGAAGGTTGGCACGTTCGCCTGCACACGTTACCACCCTGCCCTTTGTCACTGCACTGTCAGTGAATGGAGAACTGGAGGGAAGGCTCGGGCCACTCTCCCTGTTCTCCGTTCTTTTCTGCAACCTTTATGCACTTGGGCAGCAGCCTGTCCAAGCTTGGCAGAGTGCCCTGATACAGGCATGCTGGTTCCTATCCATTCTCATAGGAGGATTTACTCTCAGCCTCAATCTTGGCCAGGTCGGGCAGGTGTGGGGAGGCGGGAGCAGTTGTGGAGAATGCTGAGATGTGGCTCCTCTATCTTTGCAGGCAATGCTGGCTACCGGCTTCCTCTCCCTGCCAGTTTCCCGGCAGTCTTGCCCCTTGGGGAGCAGCCCCCCGAAGGGCAGTGGCAACATCGAGCAGAGGTACAGATTGCCCGAAAGCTTCAGTGCATTGCAGACCAGTTCCACCGGCTTCATGTGCAGCAAGTAGGCATGGGGGTTTGAGGGAGGAGGGTTGGGTCTGTGGGGCTTGGGGGCCAGGGCCTGCCTCTCTCCTCTTGTCAGCAACTCTGTCTCTGCCAGACCGCAAGAATGTGGTCCCAGAGTTTTGGTTATTGCGGTTCCCATAGGCAGGAAAGGCCCAGCTGGATGAGCATCTTGCCCTCATCTCGGAGCTCTGCATTGGTTAACTGCCCACTCTCAACTCATGTTCCATAAGGGCCATCTTGGGAGAGGCTACAATCCCTCCCCTGGAATAGGGTGGTTTTCTGCAGCCCTGCTTGATAGCCTGTCTCTTCTTATGGTGGTGGCCGGGGGACTGCCCCTCACAGACCTAAAAGGAAGATTTTTAGGGTGCTGCAGTGACACTGGGCAGTTGGGGGTGCCTGGCTAAGGTACAGTGGGAAACGGGTAACCAGGCCAAGGGATGGGGCCTGAGTGGGGGAAAGTGGTGGAACCGGTTGAAACCTGACACTTTCCAGCTGGGGAGGCCGCTCCTCACTGTCTGTGTCTGGGAACCAGGGTCTGGGACTCGAGAGAATGTACCTCCGAGAGGCTCCCCAGACCGGCGGCCAGCCGGGCGCTTGGCCGGGTGCTTGGCCGGCAGCCTGGCACCAGCCCCGCCAGGGTGGAGCATCGCGTGTCAGCCGAGCATGTGGCAGAGTCCATCAACAAAGGCGGCGGCTGGCAGGCTCGTGCTGGAAGAGCCCTCTGTGCCACGGACTGGAGGCTGCCCTGTTCCAGCAGCCGCTGTCTGGGCTGGGCCCCCAGGCACTTAACCCTTCCTCTCCAGGCTGGCTTTCTGGATGGCTGCCAAGGCAGGGAGAGGAGCCTGAGGCTGCATCCGTGTCACCTGGAAGCGAACACATTCTGTACTTCTGGGACTGTGTCCCTGGCCCTGCTggctctgtatgtgtgtatgtgtgtctgtcaATAAATCAAGGGAATAAATAGCTTGATCATGACTGGGCAGACTCCAGGGTTAGATGGGTAACTTCAGGTGGCCAGAGGAGAGCTATTGATAATAAGTAGGTTGACTTAAGGGTCAAACCATTGCCAGTGGCAGGGGAAGAGGAATTGACCTTGGATTTCCTAAGAAAAGGCCATTGCTGGTTAGATATTGTTAATGCCCTCTGCCAAGGAATTCTGAGGACAGTTTGGGGCTAGACCCGGTCCTGGTAAGTCCTCCTAGTCTCTTAGTGATCAGGAAGGGAGGGTGGCCTTATGTTTAGATAATAGACTAAGCTCCAGTTCTTACTCCCTCCTTTGATTATTTGGTGGAAACTTGGCTTAGAGTTTCCCCTTCAATCCATGTGTGGACTCACTCTGATTCTTGTTTTCAGTTTCTTGGCCTCCTTCCTGCCCATTCACTCCACCCTGGTTATACAGGCCTATGGCTGAGCGCAGCTCACAGCTTCCAGTCCCGGTACTGGAGAGGATTGGAGGACACAGTGGCTGTGGCTCTCCTAGACTCAGCTAGAGGCCTATGTGGAAGGCAGCTTGCTTCATTTGCAGTTATCTGATCTCTCTCACCAGTTATTCCCCAGAACCTTCCCCTAGCCACTGGTGAGCCCCTATAGGCTTGGGAATAGGCTGGGAGCCCTCCCTGGCACAGGACTAGGATATAGTCTTCCTGGGAGCCCTCCTAACTTGGTCCTgaacagaaggaggaggaggccctTATCCCAAGGTCTggccctgcattttttttttttgaggcagagtttcactctttcgccaaggctggagtgaagtgccatgatcttggttcattgcaacctctgccttccagttcaagcaatttttctgcctcagcctcccaagtagctgggattataggtgcccaccaccacgcccagataatttttgtatttttagtggaggtgggttcaccatgtcggccaggctggtctcgaactcctgacgtcaggtgatccactcacctcggcctcccaaagtgctgggactacaggcttgagccactgcgcctggcttggcCCTGCTTTTGGCTGGTTGCCATCACTTCTCCCAGTTCAGAGCTGCCTCTTTGATGGCACAAGTCAGTTTTAGACAAGGTGTTATGCTTTTAGCTAGAGCCACTCAAGCTGGGGAGAAGGAAAACTGGAGGAGAGCTGCTTGAGAGTCTCCTCTGTCTTGCACCTGACTCCACATTGGCTCCCAAGTTCCCTgcacccctcccctcctgccagTTACCAACGACGTCACTTCTTACTTGCAAGAGTAGGAGGCTGGCCAGTGAGCCCTTTCTAGTGCAAAGAGCCGATTTTTCCCAAATTTTCCAGTACAACGTGCCAGGCTTTTTATCTTCTCCTCGGACAGTTCTCCCCAGAGTCGGCTTGCTTTTAACCCCTTCCTCCCCATTGACCCTGCTTATAGATCTTGAAACTCATCCTGCAGGAAGGGCTAGGGGTGACAGTTTCAGGCAGGTGGAGCACTAGTACGCCCGGAATGTTTCAGCAGCTGGTTTTAAGAAGTGAGTCATTTTCTGAACTTGATTCTTATATAAACTACAGTCTAATAGTTCAGATCTAGAAAGTACTGTTGTCACTCCTCAATTCTTATCCTTTATCTTCTTTCACTATTCCCTTCCCTCATTTTTGCaggcagagaaactgaggcagtggGAAGGAGGTTGTTTAGGATTTAGTTTCTAGGCTTTTGGTTCAGAGTCAGAAAACTTAGATTTGAAGAATACCAGCTCTGCCACCTACTCACTTTCAGAAGTCACTTGACTTCACTGAGCCTATTTCCTCTTCTATGAATTAGCGCTAATACCACAGGATTTCACTGTGATAAAGTGAGAAAATACCTATGAGGGTTCAGGGCATGGAGTAGATGTTCTTTAATGCCTGTTTCC
Above is a window of Callithrix jacchus isolate 240 chromosome 8, calJac240_pri, whole genome shotgun sequence DNA encoding:
- the BMF gene encoding bcl-2-modifying factor isoform X1 codes for the protein MPRAGVFWKQYRTVRSGLLPPRPASAAAAALCLRLPPPAAARWAFSLLPNRVWASSPRVLVTLDPGAEPWHHDSEAETLSWSHPGEMEPSQCVEELEDDVFQPEDGEPGTQPGSLLSADLFAQSLLDCPLSRLQLFPLTHCCGPGLRPTSQEDKATQTLSPASPSQGVMLPCGVTEEPQRLFYGNAGYRLPLPASFPAVLPLGEQPPEGQWQHRAEVQIARKLQCIADQFHRLHVQQHQQNRNRMWWQVLLFLHNLALNGEENRNGAGPR
- the BMF gene encoding bcl-2-modifying factor isoform X2, whose translation is MEPSQCVEELEDDVFQPEDGEPGTQPGSLLSADLFAQSLLDCPLSRLQLFPLTHCCGPGLRPTSQEDKATQTLSPASPSQGVMLPCGVTEEPQRLFYGNAGYRLPLPASFPAVLPLGEQPPEGQWQHRAEVQIARKLQCIADQFHRLHVQQHQQNRNRMWWQVLLFLHNLALNGEENRNGAGPR